CCGCCCAACATAAGCAGGGCAGATGCCGCCCAGCCCAGGTAGAGAGAGGCTCCCAGCTCCCGCTTGAGGGCCTCAGCCACCAGGGGGTTGTAGAAGTCCTGGATGATGGCGTGGGCGGTCCAGCACACAGGGATGAGCACCAGGATGCCTGAGAGGAGGAGGATGACCCCCCCGGTGAGCACAATGCGGGCCTTGGCGCCTTCATCCTCCACGCAGGTGGTACACTGTGCACCCGTGATGGCCACCAGCAGGCCAAGCAGAGCCAGCAAGAGGGCGATAACGCAGAGGGCTCGGGCAGCCTGCAGGTCCTGGGGCAGCGCCAGCAGCGAGTCGTACACCTTGCACTGCATCTGGCCGGTGCTCTGCACCACGCAGGACATCCACAGCCCCTCCCACACCACCTGGGCCACCACAATGCTGTTGCCGATGAAGGCGGTCACCTTCCACAGGGGCAGGGCACAGGACACCAGGGTCCCCAGCCAGCCCAGCACAGCCAGGGTCATGCCCAGGAGTTCAAGAGCAGCCGAAGCCATCTGTTCCCTCAGTTAGGTCTTCCCAACTCTAGGAGGCCTGGTTGATTTGCAGGAGTGGGTCCGATGCTGCGGAGCGTAAGTCAGCGTCCTCTGACCAAGACAGTCCTCACATCTGTGAGCCTCTGGCAAGGCACCTCCTCGCTCCGTGCCCCTCACAGATGTGTCTCTGAACCTCCACAAACACAAATCAACCTCAAGTCCTGCTCAGCTGAGCGGCTGGTGTCCCTTCGAGGGGCCCGTCGCCCCTCAGATGCCCAGCGGCTGCTCCTGCCACCCTGCAGTCAGGTCCCACCGCCGCCTGTCTGACCCAGCTTGCACGGACCCTCCCGACCCACCTTCAGGCTGAAGAGAGATGTGTCCCCAGAGTTGGTGCAGGTTCACGCTGAGCGGCTCACCTGGCAGTGCCACCTGGGGACTCTGCTGGCTCCCGGTTGCAGGCGGGGTTTTAAGGCCAAGGCAGGGGAGGAGCAGAGAGGCCGAGACTGGGGAAGCCAGAGTGATGGGAGGAGGCGGGgctggggatgggatgggggccTCAGGGTCAGTGCGGGGGTGGGTCATGACCAGGATGGAACAGGGGAAGAAAGAACATCCATGCCATAGGAACCCATGGACAAAGGAATGGGGAGACTGAGGACCGGCTGTGGAGGAAGGAATGGGGGCCATAAAGGAACTGGCTCAGGACAGAAGTGGGAGGGTATCTTGGGGAGCCTCCTGTCCCCCGCCCGCCGCTGTCTCTGCTCTCCCCCACCCCGTGATGCAAACGCACCAGCTTCCCCAGTATCACACACCCCGCCCCTGTCCAGCTGCCCGCCAACCGGGGACTCTCTGGAATCTGATCCGTCTCCCGTCTCAGCCCAGTGGCGCTGGCGGCTCCCGAGGGAGGGGCCCTGCCCGCACTGTTCCCCAGCAACAGGTGCCTGGCGCTCAGCTCAGGTGGCATCACCCAGGCAATGGCCTAGAAAACCACCACCCCCAACTTCTACATCAGCTCAGGTGTGccatccccacccctgctgcTGAATCTGGGGGCTGAGCTGAGGGTGTCTGGGGGCCAGGGACAAAGAGCCCGTTgtgcaggtgggggagggggaagggggagagtaGCAGGGGCGTGAGCCCTCCGTGGGGGTGCAGCCCCAGCACCCAACTCTGTTCCTCGGGGAGTGGGACACCACAGAGGAGGGCGTCCCTGAGCCCTGCCCCACAGTCCTCAGGAAAGGCACCCCTCCTGAAGACCCCCTCAGAGCCTGTGACTCCCCTCGTGGGGGCAGCCTGGAAGTCACACAGACCATGGCTCAAATCCTGCCCCCAACCCAGGGCCAGTTCATGGAAGGTCAAGGTCCTTAGCCTCCTTGGGTCAAAGGTCCCTTTGAGAAGCGCACAAACAGGAGCCCCTCATTTGGGGCGGGCCATGAGCTCCTTCAAGGCCCTCCCTGGGTGCTAAGAACTGAGGATTACTGTGTGAAAAGGGAGTTGGGGGCTGATGAAAATTCCACTCTCCGGGGTGGTGGAGAGGACCCCCGGGGGAGAGCCTCTCCACCCGCCCTCCTCCTGAGGAAGCTGGAGCTCACCTGGCctgtgggggcaggggtgggaggcccCCCAATGCACACCTGGCCGCTGCACCACTCTACGAccctgagggaggggaggggtgctAGGTGCCTCCTCACCTACCCAGTGGGGCTTCATTTATAAAGGATTCTAATTTCAAGTGGCTGCATTGCTTCTGGGAATGGGTTTtagcaattttttggaaaagaggTTTATAACGTCATCAGATTTGCAAAGGGGTGGGTGCCCCAGAAAAGCACAAGAACGCCTCCCCCTAAAATGGAACAACTGAGGCCAGTGCCAGCCAGTGGGTCTGATAGGTGGACGCCAATGATTGGCGCTTTCTCCACACTGGGTGCCTccccagagaggggcagagatAAACTGGTATGGGCTGACCTGGTGGCCCCGGCCtgaagaggggaggagggtgcTGATGCTAGCTGGCTGGGACACGGCCAGAGCTCCCTGCTGGCTGTGATGGGCAGGGGGAGCCCTGGGCAGGTTGTCCAGCTCATCTAGTGCCCCCTCACGCCCCCAGGCCTCAGACTTCATGGGGTAGGTGGGTGGTTGAGAAGAAGGGCAAATAGAGGCAAGCCTTCAGTGGGCTCCCTCTGGGGCCACCAGGAATCCAGTCACACAGGTTTGGGCAGGCAGGTGTCAGGGAGCAGCAGCCAGCCCGGATCTCTGGAGGGCCCACCGAACCGCACAAAAGGCCTCCCATCCTGGGCAGCGTCAGCCCAGGGCCTTTTCCTTCCCCAGGCCTGGAGAGAGTCTGCCTCCTGCCTTGGGCATAAGGTCACCAACTCATCCTGATTTGCCTAGTACATTCCTGGTTTGAGCACTGAGTCCTTTGTAGGGGGGTCgcaggggatggggacagttgaTCAGCCTGCAATTGGGCCTTGCTTTAAGGGCCCACCAGTTCCACGGGCAgctccaaccccctccccccaacgtCGTGATGGGGCCTGGTGTGGGCACTACACACACCAGGTAAACGTGGTGCCCAGAGATGGCACAATGAGGACCCTAAACTTCTTAGATCCCATTTCCTCTTCGGCCCGACATGTCTACACTCTACCCCTGCACTGCCACATGGGAGGTGGGCGGTCAGAGGATGAAGACACCCCTCTTGCCGCCGCCCCCAGAAACCAATCCCAGCCAGACCTGCCTCCGGGGACGGGGCAGCTTCAGCTTCCTCCCACCTGTCTCCCTTTTCCCCCTCTTGATAAGGCGCCTCCTCCACAGCCTAGACGGAGAGTAAATGTGGGGACATTTGTCAGAGAACTAGGAGAggcacactgtgtgtgtgtgggggggatggGCAGCAGAGGTCAGAGTCCCAGGGCACCTGGGCAGGAATGTACTGCCCACCCTCAGCCCTCAGCCCTCCTTAGGCCACGGCTGGGAGGCCCCAGGCCCTCTCTTAGGTCCTCTGGTCAACCTGGATTCAGCTGGATCTGGGAACCAAAGGGTTAAAGTTGGGGCCTAGGCTGGGCCTGGGACTCTGGCTGGAAGGCTACGGACAGGAGAGGCCGGGACCCCCACTGTGTAGTTACCATCTCAATGACACTTTACCGAGTCCGCAGGAAGCCCCACCTCATCCGCCACCTCCTGGgaaagaggtgggggaggagaacCTTCCCCGCTGTACCACTGAGGGAGGAAACCAAGGAAGTGGAGGGGGCTTGTCCTCCTCACCCCTTCAGGGAGTGACAGAACCGAAACTAACCTTTGTTCtctctgggagggaggaggggtgggaggctCAGGTGGGCAGAAGAGACTGCAGCTCAGCTTAGATGAAGGTGAAGTGGGAGGGGGTTAACTCCAATCCTATTGTCCATCTCGCTCCCCTTACAGGGGAACAGGACAAAAGAGGGGAACTGACTGTGGCCACCATGGTGCCAGGAAGGGTATGGAGGTAGCTATGGGGGCTGCACAACAACCCCAAAGGCTGCATCGCCCATTTCCCTGGGGAGGCACCTGAGGCCCCGAAGTTGCAGGTAGAAAGCCCCTGGCTCCTGaaccaaaaggaaaagaggaaacacTGACATCCCATAATAATTCTCAGGGACTTacgcccccattttacagacaagggagCAAGCTCAGAGAGCTAAGGAACTTGGCCAAGAGAACACGTGGGAAACAGGACAAGCCTGATGCAACCCCAGACTGACTTCAAAGCCTCCAGCTCCCTGCCCAGCAACGCTGGCTGAGCTTCCTGAGAGTAAGCTGGGCCTCCTGGTGCCTCTTTCCCCGAAGGCAATGCAGCCCACAGCCCAGCCGGGCCACCCCGCACCATGTTGAGCTTCCCTCAAGCCATCCTCCCTGCATCCTGTCCTTTCCTCCAGAGCCAgccatcccctcctcctcccactcctCGAGGCTCCCTGCGTCATGGGGAAGTCTCTGCACAGAACAACATCTGTATCTGATTACACGGGAAGCCACCCTCCACCCGGTTCACTTTCACCGTGTCCATGTCCCCGTCTCAGAAAGCAAAGAGTGCTCTCCACTCGCAGCACGCAGATCAGTGAACTCTGGGGTCAGACGTGGTGTCAACCCCACCCCAGGACCTTGCTGGGCAAGTCACGTCTGCCTAATCTCCGGTGTCTCCTGGCTACAAACCAGAGGGAGAAGCCTGCCCTGCTTACCTCCAGGGTTGCGAAAGGCACTGGCTGGGCCGCAAGTGCCCTGCACACCTTAGGTATTATTGTAGGTATTAACTTGGGACGGGAGTATTTCATCAAGAGTACAATGGCAGTTTCACTTGTAAACTGGGGCCGACTCCATTGACTGGGTAACAACTTTATTATCAGTCGTAATTGTCAGCTTACAACCAGCAGCAGTTAGCCATCTGAAGCTCTGAGAGTGCTGTCTTCTTTAGGAGCCCACATTCAGTCTTGTCCTTCCTGTTTACTGTCTGATTCTCAGCTCAGAGTAGGGAGGGCTACAGGACATAAAGAGCATAGAGGAAGCAGCAAGCTGGCAGGAATGCGAACTCGGCCACAATTCAGCAAAGGGGAAAGTCGGTCTACATTTTTTCCTGTGCCAGTGAGAGTTTTATCAAGGCACTAGCGCCTTTGGATCCTGCGTGAGTACTCCAAGGGCACCCAAGGCTCAGGTTCAGCAAGGGGTAGGGCCTAACACAGGCTTTAGGGAAGCTGAAAGACAGCGTGGCATGTGGGCCAGCCCCACAAGGGAGAGCACACTGCCTGTATGGATTGGATGGTGGCCCCCAACACTATGTCCAGTCCCAAGCCCAGGAACGTGTCAGCATGGCCTTATTtgaaaaaagggtctttgcaggtgtacttaaggatctcaagatgagagCACTCTGGACTTAGGGTGGGCCCTATATCCAATGACAGGTGtcataagagaaaaacaagaggGAGATGTGAGACACAGCTACAAGGGAGAAGGTCATATgaagatggaggcaaagattggagtgatgcagccataaacaaagaacacctggagccaccagaagctgcaagagtcaaggaaggatcctcccctagagccttggGAGGGAGTATGGCCCtgggacaccttgattttggacttgcaGCTTCTAGAACCAAGAGAgactaaatttctgttttaagccacccagtttgtggtgatttgctaCAGCAGTCTCAGGAAACTCATACACTGCCTTTCTTGCTGGCAGGTCCCAGGCTCTCAGAGGTCTCCCAAGGTCAATTTGGCTTCCTGATACCACTCCTGAGCTGCTGTAGAAGAGCCCACTGAGATAGGACGTCTGCCTGGTTACTTGAGCCCAAGCCACCTGAGTAACAAAGGGAACTTTATTCTGCGTTGTACATGCTGGggagaaaggggggtgggggtggtgaagGGAGGTAGTAAGGATGAGGAGAGAACAGGGGCTTCCTCTCATGACTCACCCTGGGAGCTTTCCTGTCCCTTGGGGATGACTTCAGAGCCCTTGCATGTGACACTCTTGTTCCAAGGCCCAGTATCGACTGTCCATCAAC
This genomic stretch from Globicephala melas chromosome 15, mGloMel1.2, whole genome shotgun sequence harbors:
- the CLDN9 gene encoding claudin-9, which gives rise to MASAALELLGMTLAVLGWLGTLVSCALPLWKVTAFIGNSIVVAQVVWEGLWMSCVVQSTGQMQCKVYDSLLALPQDLQAARALCVIALLLALLGLLVAITGAQCTTCVEDEGAKARIVLTGGVILLLSGILVLIPVCWTAHAIIQDFYNPLVAEALKRELGASLYLGWAASALLMLGGGLLCCTCPPPQIDRPRGPRLGYSIPSRSGASGLDKRDYV